A window of Schistocerca serialis cubense isolate TAMUIC-IGC-003099 chromosome 1, iqSchSeri2.2, whole genome shotgun sequence genomic DNA:
GACACAATTTTGATACAAAATTTTGACAAACTTCCTAAATTGAAAACTCTGCCACCACAACCCTGCTGATGTTGGCATCGATATCATATGATATAAAGAGGCAGTTAATAGATAGCAGGCATAACACAAAAACACTTGTGCTAGCAATAACAAATCATTACCTCCATGCAATAAATCATCAGCTGCGTTGCTGACACCATTACACTAAGTTGTAACACCATACTATAAACTCAAATGTATAAAGAAAGATCCACGAAGGAAAAAGTAAAAACCACAAAACACTTCTAATGAGATTCCATACAACAGCCTTGAACTAGATACTGCAAGGAAGAAAAGGAAGGGAAAATCCACAAACTTTTAACCATTTCTTTGCATAAACTATCAAAAATGACAAACTCAGCCCTTGCACAGTTCtcgcaataaattaaaaatattttgataaTTACTGCCTACAGGCATGAATTTTAATGTAGGCACATGACCGACAGAAAAGATTACATAAAAAGTAACAATAGATGAAATGATGTGGTTGCTGCAAAAAGAGTTTTAACTGCACGAATAAAATGTCTTAAGCTAATCAATAGTTTCTCTAGGTGTAAACTAAAAGTTTCAATTATAGCACAAATAAAATAAGGGTGCATATCATTTCTTTGACATATGCCTGTAATGACTAATCCCTTATGTTCCATACCGCGTAATCTGGGGAGGCCGTGAAGCGTTATTTCATTTTGATACTTTACATCCTGCCCCAGAAGTTGTTATAAACCTAACCAAAACTACTTTCGCTGCAAATTGAATGACACTATCAAATGATAAATGGCTTCTTTAAACAAGCGATATAGTAATCTAAACTCTAGTGAATTACTCTTTTCTTGTACAATTTACCATTTGCATGTTATGTGTGTCACAACAACTATTAAAAACAAAGGGTGACCTCAAACATCGTCTTTGCACAGAATGTTGATGTTTACCATAACGCACACAAATCATAAAATCGTAGGTCTGTATACTTACGTTGTCCAACAggaaacatatttgtttcagaTCACCAAAATAAATACTAAGTGGGTAATAAATAATATAACTATGTCCCCCCGCGCTCGATGACCTCTCACTTGCGAATTATCAACATGGCGAGTGATGACGTCACTAGCATTATCCATCAGGGGTGTTCCATTGGCTAATCACAAGAAATACCAACATAGCAACTTGCAAGTTGGTATGTTGAGACGTCTACTTGCAGAAAAAGACAAATGAAAATTTACCACTAGTAAACACCTTAACACACAGTTTGGCTACAGAATACAATTttgtactgtacattaattatgtaATGCGAATGTAAAAAAAACCTCCAGCAAAAAATGTGAATCCATAATAGTCGATATGCACCAACACGTGCAAGTTCGCTGAACGAAACAGTAAACACTACTGAATGTTGGTGGTACTGCGTCAAATACAGCTATGTCTATCTACAATTCTGGAACGTTCACAAGATCTAGTGGACTTATCAGCGCGATTTCGAAACAGTTACGCTCTGTGACTCTGAAACCTGTTAAaaagatttcagtcaaatttgatcCGTTCCAAGAAAATGTCACAGAAACGAGGTAAGTTATACACAAACGGCAGAAGGCGTGCTCAGGTGAGCATGCCTTGACGATTCGCATTTGTCAAACGTTGTCTTAGCAGACGAAAAATCGATACAACGGACGATACCCTACTGAACGGATGATACATTTGGCTTTGGCCGAATATAGTACGAGACTCCTGCGTAGCCGTATGTATATCTTCTAACATTACTAAATATCTCATACGTAGAGAGAAAACTGTTCGATAGTGCTAGAGAAGGTTATTTTAATCGCTGTGGTGGAACAGAGAGAGAACCTGTAACGATTCTGCGTTTCTACAAACGCGGCTTCTCACAATTAATTTTGATTGTATAACTCGTAATTAAACATTACttaccaccacactgtccacaGCCATAATTTTTGCCTAGCATGGAGATAATTTCCCTTCTGCCAGTGCTAGCTGCTTCGATTGTTGGTACAGTCAGCTTTTGCCTTCCGGCTGCCATTTTCACCtgaaaaaaacaattttgtttcagaAACTTCCTGTTCCACATATCTTCCCCTAAGATATTGTCGTCAAATACTAGCTGCGTCATCAAGACAGACATTCTTTGTGACCGAAGCGAACCCAACATAAGCTTCTTTCTTGGTaagtgttatttatttatatacaactttatttattttgtaaaatcggTGTTTTACAAGAAAAATCATGGAagattgttccttttcaatttgcAGTTAATGGTGAATCAGTGATTTTCAAAAGCAAGAACCTGACTGCCTTGGAACTGTTGCAATTGTACAACAAGCACATAACACCCCTTGCACCAGCTGAACAGCCTGCCTCAACTGTAAAGACTAAATCTGAGAGAAAGGCTGCAGGGAGACGACAatagaagaaaattttcaaaatcatgGCTAGGCACCGAGATCAGTATAGTTTGAGACTTATTGACACACTATACAATCAAGTCCCAGCATTTACAGACATATTTGATGAAGAGACTTGGTATATATTTTGTGCATGTTTTGTTGCAGGTACTATTCTAGTTGCCTTCATACTGTCCCGATTTATAACAATAAAACCTGTGGAATAGAGTGTTACCTGTGTGTGCctttaaatatgtaaaattatgtaaaTTCAGTTGCTTCTGTCACACTTTTCAAGCACATTATTTTGGAATGTTTTTGATCCACCAAACAGTAATATCACTAACATTATATTTTGAGTGTAGTTTCGGAAAGTTATGTGAAAGTGTTAAGCTAAAATTCAGGACTGCTATATGTTTTAACCCATTAGTTTATCTTTGGAAAGTCATGTGAAAGTAGTAAGCTGAAATTCAGGACTGCTACATGTTGTAATCAATTGGTCCATTCTGTTTAGCTTAATAAAGTTTAATAAAGGGCAGcttaaaatatttcattaacaaTAATGCATATAaacaaacctctctctctctctctgtgtgtgtgtgtgtgtgtgtgtgtgtgtgtcacaagagATGATCTTcccataccacaacaacaacaaaaaaaagggtAACATTCTATATATGTAGTACATCTGGTGTCACTGCTTGATAACTAAGCTGAAGTCCACGGTAAAACTTCCTTTTGGAAGATTTTACAGAAATATTCTTTACAAGTGATGTAACGGAAGCAAAAGAGCTTTATTTCCTTTGTGACAGTTGTTATGCAAAATACGCCTGGAAAATATGTGACTGTAACTTAACAGCATTTATTgcagagaaattttaaagaataaTCTTCCTACTAAATGAAAGAGGAAATTGTATCTCCTTTCCTGTACAATAATGAAAAGTTATTGGTTATCTGGTTAGTTCCATACATTTGTACTGAAAAGTTTAAGGTGTCTGTTATGGGAACGTAAAACGCATTTACCTACAGCTAGCCATTTACTGCGTCCAAACCTGAGAAACATTTGAAACTATTGTTGACTATTTTGTAATGTTGCAATTTCATACCGAACATCTGACACTGTAAAAGCACCTTAGTGCAAGTAGTCAAGCAGTTAAGTTATTCTTTCGATGCTAATTCCCGTGACGCATCTGCCATTTCTTGGATCTTCCTTTTGACATATATAAGCGATGTATTTCAGATTGATAAGAGCAATCTTGATATCTTTAATAATCACGACAAAAATTAAAACAACCGGATTATTAAGTTTTACAGATCGCTATGGATACAATAACTGCTCTACCGGGTATAGAAGTGATCATATTTGTCGCTGGTAGCCATTTCATTCTCGTGTACTACCGGAAAAAAAGACTAACAATATTAAAATCATCTTTCTTTACGCTATCTTACATCGGTCCCCAACTATCGCTTTATTAAACTACAAAAGATGACAGCTCTTGACGTGATCCACGATACAATGCAGGCCAATAAAAAATACACGACCTACGTTAAGGCGACATTGGAAAGCTCAAGGTCGCTGATAACTACGTAAACAAAAATAAGAAAGTGTTTCCCTATTTAACCAAACAGGAACTGAGACAAAGGATGTACTTTACTTACTGTCGTTTACTGCGCCGTCTCCCTTTTATAGGAACGAAAATGCTTAAGTTGGTGCATTCTGATCACCACAATGTAAACATGGTGGTACTGCGTATTGCGGCTGTTCAGCGCGTAACCACTATTCCTTCCCACGCCGGAAAGCATGGCAGCGACGCTTTCGCCGTCCAAGGTCTCTAAATCGATAACAGCTTTCCGTCGCGTTCATCTTGTTTATTAACAACGGCAATGATAATTCTCCTAGCGGAATGTTACACAACTATATTGACAACACCGCACCACAGACGATTAAGTACACTCCTTTATGTTCACACTTGTTTGTATATATACAGCTCAGCTGTTATAAACAAATCCCTTTAAACGGTACTGGTTTACAGGAACAGCACACAATAGTGGTATGCAGTGACCCGTGCTGTAATTTCCAACTGGCATCTGCAGTGAACTTGACAATAACAGTACTCCTATTCAACCATTAGCGTCAGCAGTGAAAGCTTCGCTTTGAGGATGAGAACTAACACGACGTCTCACTGTTCACCTGTGCCTCTGTGTGCAGGACAATTGTTTGGCCGAGGCCATTTCACCGCTCCGCGCACGGGATTGGTTCCcgccatcagaaattaatacacagCACGTGTTGCTATGACGTCAGAACAAAAAAAAGTTGGTTGCCGGTGTACTGTACTGTATAGTGCTACAAACTCGGAAGAAAATGTAGGATAGTGTCACTGATAATTGTTTAGGGTATATCGGCTGCGATGTCTTGCATTACTAACCGGTAACATTCAACAGTATTGCGCTTCTTCTGATTCTTCATATTCGTTGCACAATTGTCTCTAAAAAGAGGAGACATAAAATTCAATGATTCAGCTCCACTAACGGTGAAACATACATACTTATTACCTGCTAATTTATAAGCAAACTGATGTAAGTTACTCGTAAAACAGGAAACAGTTCGATGTGTGTTCAatcgtgtatgtatgtgtgtgtttcgtgGACGAGTAACGGTGACGAAGTACGCATACCGGCAATGCAAAAGTAAAGTGCTGAATGGCGTGTTGTTTTAAAGAATGAGTCGCGTTTATTATCGTGTGCGGCGCATTTTACAAATGGTTTTCAATCTTCTCAGTAAGACGAACAGACTGGCATTTGCACATAGCAAGTATCACCATACCGTCCTTAGCAATGTTACTGGGTGGGCTATATTGCCGTATGGACATGTATTGGTCAAATATTGCGTTCTGGACAAGTAA
This region includes:
- the LOC126485175 gene encoding 39S ribosomal protein L53, mitochondrial: MSIYNSGTFTRSSGLISAISKQLRSVTLKPVKKISVKFDPFQENVTETRNFLFHISSPKILSSNTSCVIKTDILCDRSEPNISFFLVNGESVIFKSKNLTALELLQLYNKHITPLAPAEQPASTVKTKSERKAAGRRQ